The DNA region ctgcagtgagcagccagcgaccagagcgccccctgctgatgactgctagagggctgcagtgagcagccagcgaccagagcgccccctgctgatgaccgctagagggctgcagtgagcagccagcgaccagagcgccccctgcagATGACTGCTAGaaggctgcagtgagcagccagcgaccagagcgccccctgctgatgactgctagagggctgcagtgagcagccagcgaccagagcgccccctgcagATGActgctagagggctgcagtgagcagccagcgaccagagcgccccctgctgatgactgCTAGaaggctgcagtgagcagccagtgaccagagcgccccctgctgatgactgctagagggctgcagtgagcagccagcgaccagagcgccccctgctgatgactgctagagggctgcagtgaacagccagcgaccagagcgccccctgctgatgactgCTAGAAGGATGCAGTGAGCAGCCAGTGACCAGAGCGTCCCCTGccgatgaccgctagagggctgcagtgagcagctggtgaccagagcgccccctgctgatgaccgctagagggctgcagtgagcagctggTGACCAGAGTGCCCCCTGCCAATGCTCATCAATCTCTTGGTGTGAGCAGTTAAAGTTAGAGACACTTTTAGTTTTACTAGCTGctgttttttcatcatatttgtgaCTGTTTTACGTCGTGTGTCTGTCAGTATGTATGATGATTATTTTGTGactgtgatgtgaatgaacTGTCGTATTGTGATCCTGTGTATATGTAacctgttctcaggtctctcttgcaaaacAGACTCAGATGTCTGTAAGAGCCATAATTGACTGTAAGTAGAACTGagttttgttatatttcatgttattgcAAGGAAGAGAATATATTTATTACCACATgaattatatttgtttattgaaATTAGTAATTTGTTTGAATAGTGAGCTCATATTGAGACGTGGTTACTGCACATGGGCAGAAGGTTACAAAGTTCACGCTTGCTTTAAGAAACGACACTTACGTTAGAAGAAAGTCAGAAGAAAGTTAAGAGTTGAACTAATCAGGTTTTTGACCGTGTAAACGTATGAACTGTGTTAATGTAACAGAACAACAGGTTGGATATTACCAAGTTCTCCATTTGAGAGAAGCTCAGTCGGATTTCTTTTGGATGGTCAAAAGATGAATGAACGGATCTCTGCCCTTCTGTGGAGTTGTGGATTATTAACAACTATGTGAATACGTGTCAACAAGTTCTCCCTGGCTGGCTTTCTAAAGGCtttataaaaacactggatttcACCCCCATAATCTCAATGAgattcctgaataaataaagcttcataataaatatacattgttggttttatagATGAATTTTCTGATCTTTTCTCTGTTATCATACCTGAGTCTGACAATATTCTGATAGATTAAATAAAGAACTAACCAGCAGTAAGATAACTTTATATCTAACTGTAAGAATCCAAAATgtttaacagcttttaaaactTGATATCTAAAGATTAATTCTGACACCAGCAGATCAGTGTGGTGTTAACATGTATCACTGTTTGATGATAACAGACTCTTTGCCTACCTGAGCTGTAGCTGTTGACACTGTTACAGAGGTTGATGGTGAGGTTGGCAACGATGTCCAGGAGGAACGAGGAGTCGATGACACTGAACATGTGAATTTCATCAGGATCTGAGGCGATGGTCCTCAGCTGAGTCTCGTTTACATTCTTTACacctgagagaaaaatgttaaaactgaaccataaaaacttaaaataagaaaacaatttggttggaaaagtaataaaattattgtttcctgctgcttcctGCTCCTTAATTAAACCTTAATTGACAGAACGTGCTGATGGTTGTGCATTTTTAATCCCATTAAACAGAAATCATATGTCCTTCATTATCACTACCAAAGCACACCACATATTTAGATTTACTTTCTTCCTTGTGAGCAGCAGATTGGTTTAATTCATTTCAGCCCACTATTAAAAGACTTGATTTAATAATGTAAGACATTAACTGATATAAACTATAAATGCAGTCATACACATCATCTTAAGAGTCTTACTAACTAACGCTTTCATTGTAGCAAAATATCATGTTTAATTCATGTTAATGTCACGTTATTCTTTCATGGTAAAATAATGTAGTTTCAGAGTTGCAGAGAGAAAGTCAATCACCAATAGTGTAGATCTCAATGCCGTCGTCTCTCAGGTGCTGTGAGGGGCGGGATACGTCGTCCCGAGACTTTCCATCAGTAATCAGGATGAGAATATTTTGGGAGTCTGAACGCATTCCCATACTGGGTTGAAAGAACTCATATTGGATGCGACTCAGAGCTCCTCCtgtatgacagaaataaagaggctttaaaagatacagagactttatttcatgtgttgcTTGTTCCAGACATAAAGGTCCCGTTACTTTGTTCATAGACTGTtaggtgactgacagctgcagcaCTTCAACACCTGTGTAacaaaatatctggttctttgataaaaagtcaaagctaGAAGCCTGTAGACATAAAAACTGAGAgagaagttaactacgactcccaagatgcatttcagtcagaaacatccaatcacagagcttcaaattCTATTGTgagacttttatttgtattattataattattataatcacTATCACTATAACAGCATCAGCAGTCTGTGATATATAACATTATACCATGATACTATAACAATAATGTTATATCACAATCAGCTCAGCATCTGTTCCTgtagaaaagaagaaacttAGTATAAAATGGTTCATGTCTGCAAGTTTCCAAGATACACACTGAGCAGTTTAATGACTATACAGCTGGATGATAGAGACTTACACACTGTTATCACCACGGTTACGTGttgtcatcacattttctttccCAGAATCCTCagtcacactgtgtgtgtgtgtgagtgtgtgtgtgtgtgtgtgtgtgtgtgtgagtgtgtgtgtgagtgtgtgagtgtgtgtgtgagtgtgtatgtgtgtgtgtgtgtgtgtgtgtgtgtgtgtgtgtgagtgagtgtgtgtgtgtgtgtgtgtgtgtgtgtgtgatttgagCTAATCGAGTAACTTGAATAAAGCTTTTGAATATTAGATTAAAATCAAATTGAAACTTGAAAGTGAATCCAGACCTTGTATATTCAGAAAGgtggttttcaaagtcaaaccTTTCAGTGCAATAAATTCAGTGATATTTAACAACATTAAAGCATTCAGTagtgataaaatgtcaaaatgtgatATTCAGTTGCtgatataattcaaattattattgCAATAATTGGCTTCCATAGTTGTGCATTGTTGTCCTGACAGATCCTGTGAAATGATGTTGGGGAATAATTTCAAAGCCTGTGGTGCATCTATGGCTGGTATATCAGCTTCTGAACATAAAAGTTCCCACACtgtgtgtgacactgaagtTACAGACTTTTAGTTGTTAAAGCCAGTGGTCTGGGAAGACAAAATGGACGTGTTAACTGTCGTCTTAAGACGTACAAATTAGACATATTAATGTGAACTTCAAATTAGACGTTTTGATCCATATGGCTTGCCGTACTTAGCCTGTTCACTGATGCATGGAGCAGGTTAGGACATCTTAACAgggaaaaactaaaacaatctcatgtttgcttgtttgcatCCTGTCCGGTTAGGAATCATGTAACAGAGCTGAGAGAACAAAGTTAGCATCAcacatagagccacaatggccacatttatgggaaatatatcaggttcaaataaaccagaattttcctttaatatttctGGAATCAccataaatgaaaatactttttactaattttatctgaagtctgttctGAAGATGTTATTTGTTAGCAGAGACACAGTTTTCTTCATCAGTCAAGAGACtgaatttcattcacaaattgctggatatattcaatatattctTATTACTATAAATACTTCAAGTGAAAATATGGATCACTAACAGCTTCACTTTCCACCGCTGACAGACCTAAATACAGAAAGTAAATATATGTGGATCTAATCAGAGTCTCTGCCTCAGTCCCTCACAGTGTAAAGCTGGTGTGGATCAGACAGTCTGCTGTTAAATTACCTATGAAGTAGtagtctcctcctctctttggCAGGTTGGCTACGGCCTTCAGCAGGGATTGTTTGGTCTGGTGGGTGTTCAGGTACCAGTCGGTCACTGAGAAAAATCCATTGCACTGAACCAgacctgcagaaaacacacagaaatgtgtgaaactgacacactgacccagcttttgattttaaatgataatgagaataacaATGAGAATAATGATAATTGTTGTTTTACAAGCTGAATCATAATTACTATgagttataaatgtgtgtttcagtagATGAAGCACTGAATTTTAAGGTAGGTGTATCacctgaacatttcattttgaacGTTTTGAGAATTCTGCAAGTTATTACAAAGCTAAAatatgtctgcatgttttgggaaataactGGCAGTAATGGAGGCTGTATGCAGACAGCAGTTATTTAGCTTAAACATGTAATTCAGGAGCTGCAcctgtatttgaatattttcacattgtggTGTAAAGATTTTAGTATTTTGAGTACTTTATACAcaagcagtagtagtaatagtaccaGGAGCAGTAGCGTGAATAGTTGTAACTGattgatgaaaccaatcagttaaacaaactccaaacatgccttaacgacataaagacctggatgacctgcaattttctgctactaaactcagataaaactgaagttattgtgtttggccctaaacaccttagaaacacattatctaatgataaagctactctggatggcattaccctggcctccagcactaccgtaaggaatctgggagttatctttgatcaggacatgtcctttaactcccacataaatcagatctcaaggactgccttttttcacttacgtaatatcacaaaaatcacatcctgtccctaaaagatgcagaaaaactagttcacacatttgttacttctaggctggattattgcaattccttattatcaggctgccctaacaagtctctaaagactctccagctggtccagaacgcagctgcacgtgttctgactaaaactagaaaaagagaccacatttctcccattttagcttcgctgcattggcttcctgtaaaatctagaatagaatttaaaatccttctcctaacttacaaagcccttaatggtcaggcaccatcatatcttgaagagctcataataccgtattatcccactagaacactgcgctcccagtatgcaggcttactggtggttcctacagtctttaaaagtagaatgggaggcagagccttcagctatcaggctcctcttctatggaaccatctaccggattcagtccggggtgcagacaccctctctatgtttaagagtaggcttaaaactttcctttttgataaagcttatagttagggccgaccaggctcgccttggatcagcccttagttatgctgctataggcctagactgctgggggacttcccatgatgcactgagctcctctctcctcctcctcctctccatctgtatgcattcatgtaacatcaatgcatgtcactaactttgcttcttccccagagttttttgtgctttctcatctcacaggaaccccgggttctgggccgagccttcgcggtccttcacagtcctgatggcatccttccctggctgttgctgcttgtgcttgttgttgtctgttgttgtcattgtttttcttctgtcccccctccccctttccctctctctttctctctctcaaaccaaccggtcaaagcagatggcgcccaccaagagccggggtctgcttgaggtttctacccgttaaaggggagtttttcctgctgctgtcgccaagtgctgctcatgggggaattgttggatCTCTGTAAGTTAAAGAGTTCAGTCtcgacctgctctatgtgaaaagtgccttgagatgacttttgttgtgatatggtgctatataaataaaaattgattgattgactgtaGTAGTAAAATTATTACCGATCTGGACTTTGTCAGGGCCGATGTTGAAGTTGCTGACTATTTGAGTTAGAAAGGACTTAATGTTTTCATGGTCTTCAGAGGTGGTGCTCCTGGATTCACAGACCAACAGCATGATGTCAGCCTTGGCTGTGCTTTCACACTGAGAAcctggaggaaaacagaggatTGTGGGATACAATACACGAGACCAGATATAGAAGCAAGACTAagactgtgtctgaaatcactcactGTTTACTACAAAGTTCACTCTATTTACCCTCCtccattttgtttcagtgtgtgaattCTGTGTGTAAATTTATCCAACATTTAGAGCCTCAAATGATccacaatggaacaaaaaagttgtgttcatgtcatgtacACTACTTCCTacaaacaatcccacaatgccatGCGTTGCATTTAATAGATCTAATTTAATAGATTTTATAGAAATTAGTGGTGTGCAGCTCTACAGCGAGCAGTGATGATGTCCAAAATCTagattttcacttttcaatgctaacattagcatatttTATTAGTTATCAGTTTTCAGGGTATttgttcataaaccaaagtggaTTCATTGTGCACCACTGATGGAGGTGCGGGTAacgtcctccagctcctcctgggggatcagAGGCGTTCCCAGACCAGATGAgatatattctctctttttacctgttggttggtgtttatcttcagcctggagtcctgcagagaaaatcagaaaattaatatttatattgttgcagagctgtgaactgaacaaacactgtgaggctttgcagcagctcagagctcatctcactgaaaacacacagatgttgaaGTCGACACTACAAACAATTATAATTTGTgtatgaaaataacatgttaaGTTTTCAGTAACTAGAAAACTGAGCTACTGCAGTATGAGGTACTCTCAATTATTCTGGGGTGAAAATAATCctcataaaaagacaaaaaatgaaggaaaaccAAACGTCTCTCTTTGCCTGGTCAGTCTGAaactttaaaaccttttttctcAACCTCACTGCTTCtactttctgcttcttctctgaagagcagcagatgagatgaacacatgaacacaagctCAACAGACGCTTCATACAGAGTTAAAGGAAAACTAACATGTtggtttgtttcctgtctgatcgtctgactgctcgtgtttctgaccaatcagacgtctttttagtgatgtcaccatgttcacAGATCTCTGATATTAACTTGTTGAGTACGATGTTGTTActactgatagaaatgatgaacaaaactatgaaaatgagCCAGGATTATGTTTTAGtgcaacagactggttcatataaagttaaccaacagactggttcatatatcaatcaatcaatcaatttttatttatagagcaccatatcacaacagaagtcatctcagggcacttttcacatagagcaggtcaagaccgtactctttaatttacagagacccaacaattcccccatgagcagcacttggcgacagcggtaaggaaaaactcccctttaacgggtagaaacctcaagcagaacccggctcttggtgggcggccatctgctttgaccggttggtttgagagagagaaagagagagggaaagggggaggggggacaggagagttaaccaacagactggttcatatagagttaaccaacagactggttcatatagagttaatgCAAAACAGCAGCTCAGAATGACTTCAATACCCAGAAATCCTGTGTGGTGACATCATATAACCACTGTGCTATTTAAAGACTGTATGTGTGATGAGCAGCTTCTCAGAACTGAAGCCTCTAACCGCAGGTTAAAGCGTCAGTTCACTGGAATTATTTCACCAGATTTTGAGATATCGGCCTTTTCTTCATCATCGTCCTCAGTACGAGctcatgctgtgcagccagactttgtttaaacttgcaggactttattttaaattctagatGAGATGCCAACGTTTTCAAAAATACCCAAACTGTCTTCtgaattttggggaaatgtgtctaaaatgatgcagcagcagaaatgtaGATTATTTCCATCTGATGGAACGatgcagcaataaaaacatggagCCTTTTTGAAGAATTCACTCATGAGTGAATATGAACAACATGATAGACAATATGTCCGACGCTGTCAGAGTggagtttgattattttaacaatctTTAAGTGATGAAAAGGGGAAACTGGATTTTAGGGGGTTAAGTGTGAGAAACAGTTTGACAGAGTTACAGGAAGCAGCTCAAACACGTATATTtgataagaagaaaaagtgtTTCGCAACAGTCAGTCCTTTACATGACAGGAAATgctctgctgttgccatggtaacagatATATACTGTGTAATCTCACATCAGATGCTCATCAGTTAGTTTGTCCTCAAAAACTTTCCTGTTACAGTAAAACCTCTCAACTTAATTTTGATGACCCCTCCccaggaaaatataaaaagaagacagatgTCCATCATCAGACTGTTTTCTTAGTCTGACATGTGGACATATACTGtagcctgtttatttttatgatgacagcaTGTTGTGCTGTTTgggattattttctattcagtattgaagtttgctgcacatagagctgaattaaacagtgacttgCAAGAATGACATTAAGAGTATTGACACGTCTGGCCGAGTATCCACAGTACTGAAAGGAGCGTCGGGGGATTTAATTCTGACAtgttaaattaacattaaacctttagttttgttgtatatgatcaCATCTCCTATGTGTCCAGATGAGGAAAGACAtgaacatgacatcacatcactgagagtgaaaatatcacACTACTTGatgaattactttttaaaaaatggattaaaattttcctgcaaatgcagtggtcaagttcaagtttcataattattttataaatgttgctGTAACAGCTGAGAGAAATAACCTCATATGTTTCATAATCTATATAGAATCACTGTGGTTCTGATTCATTTtcctgaataaaaatgtttcaaaaacacaaatagcaCCCTGTGTATAAGTACACATATAACTCTCCTGTAGCTCCTGATGctttcatgtaaatgtttacTGGGCTAAACTATTATATGGAAGCTCTTCTGTCAcattacagcaacaaaataacacatcaaatgattaaaacacatcaaataaataaacagatccAACAATGTGCAGTCATCCATCTAATAATAAACACAGAGgtagaataataaaaagtcacttattaaatgagaaaagtccaaaaagaaCCTCCTCACAAATGAAGTTCAGctgcatcttttttattttcaggtctATGTTTAGCTTTCGTCACCAGATGTcacaatttcattatttaatgaGGGTCTTCCTCATGTGTTGCTCATGTCCTGCACTggcctgtcaatcaaacctgcCTTCAAAGTCCCTCCCTGTTCTTCTTAATATACCCACAGTCCCTGCAAGTGATGGTCACGTGACCCACAAACAGCCCGAAGACGTCAGcaggattttacatttatatgcttTGAACTTTCATTATTagatgatgaacacatgaattatTGGTTTGTTATTAGAAGTTAAAGAGATAAAACTCATTACAGCAAGTATCATAACTTTTACTGAAcacacttcactacattttactGACCATGTtgacttttactgcagttttcaaagctgctgtttgacttgaactcagtatttttacattacagcaGAGTCTTACCTgagctccacagcagcagcaacagcatcaGCAGGTGATCCATGTCCAGGTAGACGTCCGTCTCCGTCTCTGTGTCGTCTCTCTCTGCTCGTCCGTTGGACTCATCgtgtctttttatatttatcagATGTGGTGTTTCCTCTGAATCCTTTATCTCCTCATCAGCTTCATGTGGTTTCTGACAGGACGCTGCTGGCTGAAACCGCTCTGAGCGGcttcatcatgtgactgacagctaAAGTAAATGAAGGGTGTTTATCCAGCACACCTCTCATTCATACACACTCCAGCCTGTTATTTGCACTGGGGATGGGGGGGCTTCCATTTAGAAAGGTTGGACCAACCAACTAAAACCTGATGCTCACATGTGGTTTGGATCGCCATGACAACACGCAACCAATCATGACAGCTAATTTGGTTTGTAAGGATCAGAGCTATTGATATGTTGATTGACAGTGAGATGGACCAATCGGTGGGTGTAGCAGCCTCACGTGAACAGCTGGCAGTGAAAGAGTTAATGTGAATCTAATGAAGTGACAGGAAAGAGTCTGAGGACAAACTGATGAGCAGCTGAGATTATACTGCTGTTACCGTGGCAACATCACTGCAGTTATTGCGACATACATACCGTACAGTCTGTGAAATCCAGGTTGTCACAAAATGCTCAATAAACAGTAAcatcatgtgacagcagtgatggatgaagtactcagatcctttactgcatgAAAagtcctactacagtaaaagcatgttaaagtattgcagtaaaagttgtcacatcctgcctggactttgtgtgtttggactctttgtgtttttgtgttctttggggtttccTGTGTTGCACTTCTGTTGACTCctggtccggagcaggttatgttctGAGTTTCGGCTTAAATCAGCAATAAAAAGCGCCGCCCACTAACTACCTGATTTACTGCCAAGTCCGTTTAACACTGCtggtactgcagctattagaacaccGATTAGAATATTGATTAGTCTTTTATCAGACTTACCATTGATTtgatgtcatattgtaaatttgtaatggtgcaagaGGTTAGAGTTACTGtgggattttgttacaatagataaaactgtatttcaaataaaaacaaattaataaaaaacaaaaaactaattaagAAGtactttgataaaaaaaataaaattgattagtCTATCGGTATTTATCAGGAGCCAGTTCAACATAtccaggctttctttgtgtgagtgGGCTTGACAAACTCTAAACTCTCAGtcagagataagtggtatcacTACGGTAgatatgaactttctttgttaactcaggctttctgcttcaggctctgtgtgCGTCCGCATAAAAGGGGGTGTTTGGcatcatttgactctttttccgTACAAAATGGACCAATCACGTGCCCCctgcttcagtcaggaggaacaggtCATTATAACAGAGagatatgaataatataaatacattatcacagcaagAAGCAAcgctgttgctgcaaataaggcGAGAGATGAATGCTGGCAGAAAACTGCTGATCgtgtaaatctgttaattaaaacactaattcattaatttattaattacgTAATTAGTTTATACACATATTTTACCACTCAGTGTACTCCTCGTGCCTCCCACATCCAAAGCTCTCAAACTTAaaacttgatgcagcagatttaaacattatactgtctgactctgtcccataatgaaggatCAGTGGAAACCACTTTAGGTTCTTGCTGAATCAAagttaaattaatattatagatttAATAATATCTGTGACAAATACCAATAGactaatcaattttattttattatttttgttcaaagtatttcttcattagttttttgtttttattatttctttttattatttgaaatacagtttgatcTGTTGTAACAAAATCCCTCAGTAACCCAAACCTCTTGCACcattacacatttacaatatgacatatcaaatcaatgATAAGTCTGATAAAAGACTAATCAATTTTCTAATCGGTGTTCTAATAcctgggttagggttagggttaggacaCAGTGTTAAACTGACTTGGCAGCAAATCAGGTAGTTAGTGAAAGGGCAGTGCTTTTTATTGCCAATTAAGCTGAAACTcggaacataacctgctccggaccaggttaagtttgcagtataagttaccatggtgatgtagcaggttaaaagagagccaccttcgtgacattgaaaaccctgcAGGCTCAACATACCTCGCTAACCCACTAACCTCACTCAGTAGTACACCATTCTgctctgctccctgtgtttctcCAGCCAATTGGCTCCCTGTCTGTTCGCTCTCCTCTCCTGAGTTCTCTActcatctccccacctgcacctcatctcctcctagttcagttactttttaagtcctggttttctgttcagtctctGTTGGATcgtttgttctgctctgtttagCCCTGTTCTGTCCTCGACCATTTCAACATTAAAGAAGATTTTCGTTGTCCCTGCATTTCAGTCTATTGATGCTACTCCACATGACagaagtagtggtttggtccctctgactgatatattattagtGTGATTGATGGAAGCAATCAcactaataataaataataaaacagccTTTATTCTTATTCTGTCTTCCATACGTTTTTTGCCgcgtttcaactgctgcatactttgtgctataaaaagcATTCAAACGtcaatctgtgcaactcattcagcagatgtgtgcttgtatttttctgaaatgtaacatgtttcagtgattttatataattttttaaaacattaaaatttataatggcagtctatgggacgaaCCATCCAACCAAGTTGGAACCTttgtcactttgacactcaactgctcggaAGTCCCTTATCCTACAGGCgccattcaaactttaaaatgttcacaaaaaatGCACTAAATCTGAGCTGGCTGGCAGAAAGATGCTGTCAGTTTGGTGGTTAGAGCAGAAATGATGGAGAGCTGCCTTCCCTCCTATTTATAACTTGCCCTTCTAACTGAACCTTGTaactgggttagggttagggttagggttaggggttagggttagggttaggggttagggttagggttaggggttagggttagggttagagggttagggttagggttagggttaggggttaggggttagggttagggttaggggttagggttagggttagggttaggggttaggggttagggttagggttagggttagggttaggggttagggttagggttagggttagggttagggttaggggttagggttagggttagggttagggtagggttagggttagggttagggttagggtagggttagggttagggttagggttagggtagggttaggggttagggttaggggttagggttagggttagggttagggttagggttaggttagggttagggttagggttagggttagggttagggtttagggtttagggttagggttagggttagggttagggttagggggttaggggttaggggttaggggttagggttagggttaggggttagggttagggttagggttagggttagggttagggttagggttagggttagggtt from Thunnus albacares chromosome 7, fThuAlb1.1, whole genome shotgun sequence includes:
- the LOC122986307 gene encoding collagen alpha-1(XII) chain-like yields the protein MRSDSQNILILITDGKSRDDVSRPSQHLRDDGIEIYTIGVKNVNETQLRTIASDPDEIHMFSVIDSSFLLDIVANLTINLCNSVNSYSSGRQRVCYHQTVIHVNTTLICWCQN